One genomic window of Streptomyces sp. WP-1 includes the following:
- a CDS encoding DUF1398 family protein, translating into MTTDAISRLQAAMERGAAARPKAGGFPYLAESLRQAGVTHCRMAVPANAFLYLTEHGDVVVQGEPLVTGFALAPRFDEAALIAALRADQAGETTFPEFVRACWDAGIAWYDVDTAARTCTYYGTDGDHYAEDYPSVTLP; encoded by the coding sequence ATGACCACCGATGCCATCAGCCGACTCCAGGCCGCCATGGAACGCGGCGCGGCCGCCCGCCCGAAGGCCGGGGGCTTTCCCTACCTCGCCGAGAGCCTGCGCCAGGCCGGCGTGACCCACTGCCGGATGGCCGTCCCGGCCAACGCCTTCCTGTACCTGACCGAGCACGGCGACGTCGTCGTCCAGGGGGAACCACTGGTCACCGGTTTCGCGCTCGCGCCGCGGTTCGACGAGGCCGCCCTGATCGCGGCGCTCCGCGCGGACCAGGCCGGCGAGACGACGTTCCCCGAATTCGTCCGCGCCTGCTGGGATGCCGGGATCGCCTGGTACGACGTCGACACCGCCGCCCGCACCTGCACCTACTACGGCACCGACGGCGACCACTACGCCGAGGACTACCCGTCCGTCACGCTCCCCTGA
- a CDS encoding dihydrofolate reductase family protein, which translates to MRKIIICTFLTLDGVMQAPGGPDEDAESGFEHGGWQKPSADDEVGTAIAGWYESSDAMLLGRRTYEIFASYWPTADPDNPFTHRMNGMHKYVASRTLTSVEWQNSTLLEGDTVDAVRKLKASDGGDINVVGSGDLAQTLMRHGLVDEFRLTIHPVIIGTGKRLFADGAMPTALEPVSVSTTKGGTVIGVYRPNGKPTYDSY; encoded by the coding sequence ATGCGCAAGATCATCATTTGCACCTTCCTGACGCTGGACGGCGTCATGCAGGCGCCGGGCGGTCCGGACGAGGACGCTGAGAGCGGCTTCGAGCACGGCGGCTGGCAGAAGCCGTCGGCCGACGACGAGGTCGGCACGGCCATCGCCGGTTGGTACGAGTCCTCCGACGCGATGCTGCTCGGCCGCAGGACGTACGAGATCTTCGCGTCGTACTGGCCGACCGCCGATCCTGACAACCCGTTCACCCATCGGATGAACGGCATGCACAAGTACGTGGCGTCTCGCACCCTGACCTCTGTCGAATGGCAGAACTCCACGCTGCTGGAGGGCGACACCGTCGACGCCGTACGCAAGCTCAAGGCGTCCGACGGCGGCGACATCAACGTCGTGGGCAGTGGCGACCTCGCCCAGACCCTCATGCGGCACGGCCTCGTCGACGAATTCCGGCTGACCATCCATCCGGTGATCATCGGCACCGGCAAGCGGCTGTTCGCCGACGGAGCGATGCCCACTGCGCTGGAGCCGGTCAGCGTCTCGACGACGAAGGGCGGCACCGTCATCGGCGTCTACCGGCCGAACGGTAAGCCCACGTACGACAGTTACTAG